One part of the Mariniblastus fucicola genome encodes these proteins:
- a CDS encoding FAD:protein FMN transferase — protein sequence MFQTKSVFKIVAATLLTTHFATTACTAQQSVEVSGRTMGPIPFRVLVVTNDDQPQQLKAIQTGVNSSLQRVNELMSTYIEQSDISKFNRSTSTDWQSVDPETATVVSRALEICESTDGAFDPTIGPAVNAWNFGPGKDEDPVLPGENEIDEIKSVVGFEKVEVRSEPPAIRKLNPKVQLDLSAIAKGYAVDRVGQSLEELGYENFMVVVGGEVLTRGERASGGPWNVAVEKPENSNSAERTPDRVHRMVKLSNKAVATSGDYRNFYDVAGKRYSHTIDPKTCEPVDHDMAIASVIADDCMTADAMATAVMVMGREKGTALCEQLGYPLLTVERSDSEDGLPYITVASADFPATVLETNADRDANKNDGEGSGINEPNLAATSTKTSSILPVFLATFLVFCLMVLGMAVGAIFNNKPVTGSCGGIANMTNEDGDSVCGICSKPTVDCTEKVEA from the coding sequence ATGTTCCAAACAAAATCAGTTTTCAAAATTGTCGCTGCCACACTATTGACAACGCACTTCGCCACAACCGCGTGCACGGCCCAACAATCAGTCGAAGTCAGCGGTCGGACGATGGGTCCTATCCCCTTTCGCGTTCTCGTGGTGACCAACGACGATCAGCCTCAACAACTTAAGGCAATCCAAACGGGCGTTAACAGTTCGTTGCAACGAGTCAATGAACTGATGTCGACCTACATTGAGCAATCCGACATCTCAAAGTTCAACCGTTCTACGTCTACCGACTGGCAGTCCGTTGATCCGGAAACGGCGACCGTGGTTTCGCGAGCGTTGGAAATCTGCGAGTCGACTGACGGAGCGTTTGACCCCACGATCGGGCCTGCCGTGAATGCCTGGAATTTTGGCCCCGGAAAAGACGAAGACCCTGTGCTTCCTGGCGAAAATGAAATTGACGAGATCAAGTCTGTCGTTGGTTTCGAGAAAGTCGAAGTCCGCTCAGAACCTCCTGCCATCCGAAAACTTAACCCCAAAGTTCAGCTCGACCTTTCGGCGATTGCGAAAGGATACGCCGTGGATCGCGTGGGGCAGTCGCTGGAGGAACTGGGCTACGAGAATTTCATGGTCGTCGTCGGTGGTGAAGTTTTGACTCGTGGCGAACGCGCTTCAGGCGGCCCCTGGAATGTCGCCGTTGAGAAACCGGAGAATTCAAATTCGGCAGAACGAACCCCAGATCGTGTGCATCGAATGGTCAAACTTTCCAACAAGGCTGTCGCGACGTCTGGCGACTATCGAAATTTCTATGACGTTGCCGGAAAACGTTATTCGCACACAATTGACCCGAAGACTTGTGAGCCTGTCGATCACGACATGGCAATTGCATCCGTGATCGCAGACGATTGCATGACCGCCGACGCAATGGCGACCGCGGTGATGGTGATGGGGCGAGAGAAAGGGACTGCGTTGTGTGAACAGCTCGGATATCCGTTGCTGACGGTGGAACGAAGTGACTCCGAAGACGGACTGCCGTACATCACGGTAGCCTCCGCAGATTTTCCAGCGACCGTTCTCGAAACGAATGCCGATAGAGATGCAAACAAAAACGATGGCGAAGGCTCCGGGATCAATGAACCCAACCTCGCGGCGACTTCAACAAAAACCAGTTCAATCTTGCCGGTCTTCCTGGCGACGTTTCTGGTGTTTTGCTTGATGGTCCTCGGCATGGCCGTAGGAGCGATTTTCAACAACAAACCGGTGACCGGTTCCTGTGGAGGAATCGCGAACATGACGAACGAAGACGGAGATTCTGTTTGCGGGATCTGCTCGAAACCAACCGTTGATTGCACCGAGAAAGTGGAAGCGTAG
- a CDS encoding sigma-70 family RNA polymerase sigma factor, which translates to MSEDLDKPVENELSDLKKARKARTESALQSPLETYLREINETRLLTADEEKELARAIAKGDVQARDRMVRANLRLVVNIARGYTSKGLGLQDLIEEGNLGLLRAVEGFDPDVGTRFSTYASYWIKQSIKRALINSAKTIRIPAYMVELLSKWRRASARLTEELRRNPTPEEIARLLGLPKRKLPIIKKAIQIYNATPQTDQADSGWSLGEMVMDDRVRSPEEELIESDVMKHIKVMMGDLDERAAAVLRMRFGLEGLEPHTLKEIGEKLGLTRERVRQIETETLKRLGDGLRDPYDMEISLPF; encoded by the coding sequence ATGAGCGAAGATTTGGACAAACCTGTCGAGAACGAATTGTCGGACCTGAAAAAGGCTCGCAAGGCTCGAACCGAATCTGCGTTGCAATCGCCGCTGGAGACGTATCTGCGGGAGATCAACGAAACTCGCCTGCTGACCGCCGACGAGGAAAAAGAACTCGCACGAGCGATCGCCAAAGGTGACGTCCAGGCTCGCGACCGAATGGTTCGTGCCAACTTGCGACTGGTGGTGAACATCGCCCGTGGTTACACCAGCAAAGGTTTGGGTTTGCAGGACCTTATCGAAGAAGGCAACCTGGGCTTGCTGCGGGCCGTTGAAGGCTTCGATCCGGATGTCGGAACACGTTTCAGCACCTACGCGAGCTACTGGATCAAACAGTCGATCAAGCGAGCGTTGATTAACTCGGCAAAAACGATCCGCATCCCGGCCTACATGGTGGAGCTGCTTTCCAAGTGGCGTCGCGCGAGTGCTCGATTGACCGAAGAGCTACGTCGCAATCCTACACCGGAAGAGATCGCACGATTGCTGGGGCTGCCGAAACGCAAGCTGCCGATCATCAAGAAAGCAATCCAGATCTACAACGCGACGCCACAGACGGACCAGGCGGATTCGGGGTGGTCGCTTGGTGAGATGGTGATGGACGATCGCGTGCGTTCCCCGGAAGAAGAGCTGATCGAAAGCGACGTCATGAAGCACATCAAGGTCATGATGGGCGATCTTGACGAGCGAGCAGCAGCGGTGCTGAGAATGCGTTTCGGCCTTGAAGGATTGGAGCCTCATACGCTCAAGGAGATCGGTGAGAAGCTGGGTTTGACTCGGGAACGCGTCCGCCAGATCGAGACCGAAACGCTCAAGCGATTGGGCGATGGATTGCGAGATCCTTACGACATGGAAATCTCGCTGCCGTTCTAA